One window from the genome of Phycisphaerae bacterium encodes:
- a CDS encoding DUF1559 domain-containing protein, whose translation MQTRRQIAFSTDSRSFTLIELLVVVAIIAVLVSILLPALTAAREAAREVACGSNLRQMGYAIGVYANDSAGLMPTSGGIGGDVYWMSPRHPLAGYFGIPSEIRAMPAGDPYRLACQQWYLKSIFKCPSESAPPILSWGECPWPDYTANGWCLPDLAFWHSHGLGTMRSGWQLDSINHPSTFVAVTERPQIGIWPHHDGNAVHWSTDQYVIGRHGDRLNLLMTDWHTESMMLGELRLTSTLEIYYYDHGHMWQ comes from the coding sequence ATGCAAACGAGACGCCAGATTGCCTTTTCCACAGATTCGAGATCATTTACGTTGATCGAGCTGTTGGTGGTGGTGGCGATTATCGCCGTGCTGGTGTCGATTTTGCTGCCGGCGTTGACGGCGGCGAGAGAGGCGGCGAGGGAGGTGGCGTGCGGGAGCAACCTGCGTCAGATGGGGTACGCCATAGGCGTTTACGCCAATGACAGCGCGGGGTTGATGCCGACGTCGGGCGGGATCGGAGGCGATGTTTACTGGATGAGTCCTCGCCACCCGCTGGCTGGGTACTTCGGCATTCCCAGCGAGATTCGCGCGATGCCGGCGGGCGATCCGTACCGGCTGGCGTGTCAGCAGTGGTACTTGAAGAGCATCTTCAAGTGCCCGTCGGAGTCCGCGCCGCCGATTTTGAGTTGGGGCGAGTGCCCGTGGCCCGACTACACGGCCAACGGCTGGTGTCTGCCCGATTTGGCCTTCTGGCACAGCCACGGTCTGGGCACGATGCGGAGCGGCTGGCAACTCGATTCGATCAACCATCCCTCCACCTTCGTCGCGGTCACCGAGCGTCCGCAGATCGGCATCTGGCCGCACCATGACGGAAACGCGGTGCATTGGTCGACGGACCAGTACGTGATCGGGCGTCACGGCGACCGCCTCAACCTCCTCATGACCGACTGGCACACCGAAAGCATGATGCTGGGTGAACTGAGATTGACCAGCACCCTCGAGATTTATTACTACGATCACGGCCACATGTGGCAGTAG